In one Sphingobacterium daejeonense genomic region, the following are encoded:
- a CDS encoding cytochrome ubiquinol oxidase subunit I: MEDMILYNRLQFAFTITFHYLFPQLTMGLSLMIVYFKWRFLRTNNVIFNDSAKFWMKIFALNFAMGVVTGIPMEFQFGTNWAKFSELTGGIIGQTLAMEGMFSFFLESSFLGMFIFGEKLLGQKLHFVSGLLVFIGSWASGYLILATHAWMQHPVGYEILENGKFVLNNFSALFSNPWLMPSYLHNQAGSLITASFFVSAVGAFYLLSNTQKEYGYIFLKSGVIFGVISSIAVAFPTGDMLAKNVVKHQPVTFAAMEGIFETEKGGSEIILIGQPDMENKKLDNKIAVPNVLSFLTYQRWHATIKGLNEFDEDIHPTNVPGLYYSYHIMAGLGTIFIGIMVIATFLLWRKKLYSTKWILWILMFAIPFPYIANTAGWYTAELGRQPWLVYNLMRMVDGVSPTVSSGNTLFTLLGFVGLYLLLGLLFLMLVLKIIRKGPETKQALNS, encoded by the coding sequence TATGATCCTCTACAACCGACTGCAATTTGCATTTACAATTACCTTTCACTATCTCTTTCCACAATTGACCATGGGTTTGTCACTCATGATTGTCTATTTCAAGTGGAGATTTCTTAGAACCAATAATGTTATATTTAACGATTCTGCTAAGTTTTGGATGAAAATCTTTGCTTTGAACTTTGCTATGGGTGTCGTGACAGGCATTCCGATGGAGTTTCAATTTGGCACAAATTGGGCTAAGTTTTCAGAGTTGACTGGCGGAATTATAGGACAGACGTTGGCGATGGAGGGGATGTTTTCTTTCTTTTTAGAATCTTCTTTTTTGGGGATGTTTATTTTTGGAGAGAAGCTTTTGGGTCAGAAGCTACATTTTGTTTCTGGTTTATTGGTTTTCATTGGGTCATGGGCATCAGGATATCTCATTCTTGCCACCCACGCTTGGATGCAACATCCTGTGGGCTATGAAATATTGGAGAACGGAAAATTTGTGCTGAATAATTTCTCGGCTTTGTTTTCAAATCCGTGGTTGATGCCTTCTTATTTGCATAATCAGGCAGGTTCCTTAATTACGGCTTCATTCTTCGTTTCAGCAGTAGGAGCCTTTTATCTCCTTAGCAATACACAAAAGGAATACGGTTATATTTTTTTAAAGTCAGGGGTCATATTTGGGGTGATTTCTTCTATTGCTGTTGCCTTTCCAACTGGAGATATGTTGGCAAAAAATGTGGTAAAGCATCAGCCAGTCACATTTGCTGCCATGGAAGGGATTTTTGAGACAGAAAAAGGTGGTTCAGAAATTATTTTGATCGGTCAACCTGATATGGAGAATAAAAAATTGGACAATAAGATCGCTGTTCCGAATGTTTTGAGTTTTTTAACCTATCAAAGATGGCATGCTACCATTAAGGGGTTGAATGAATTTGACGAAGACATACATCCCACAAATGTACCTGGATTATATTATAGCTATCATATTATGGCTGGGTTGGGTACTATTTTTATCGGTATCATGGTAATTGCCACATTTTTGCTGTGGCGAAAAAAACTTTATAGCACCAAATGGATCTTATGGATTTTGATGTTTGCCATTCCTTTTCCTTATATCGCCAATACGGCAGGCTGGTATACCGCAGAATTGGGTAGACAGCCTTGGCTGGTTTATAACCTCATGCGTATGGTAGACGGTGTATCACCAACTGTATCCTCTGGTAATACCTTATTCACTTTGTTGGGTTTTGTAGGACTATATTTATTGTTAGGGCTATTATTTTTGATGTTGGTTCTGAAAATTATTAGAAAAGGTCCAGAAACTAAACAGGCTTTAAACTCTTAA